CAGCGATTCCATTACTATTacagttattattattgtagcATAGGAAGTTTGACAGCGGCCTGCGCATGTGCAGTGTGCGGGAACCGTCCCATCGGTGTTTATAATctgaatgtaaatgtatatcAGGCCAATTTATCGCACGATACTGAAGTGTTTCTCTATTTAACTGTCACCAACAGCATGATAGCACCCTTAGCAGTGCGTATAGCCTTTCCGACGGCAATCATATTCTGAGGCTAAtctttaaatgtgatttttccACTGGTAAAGGGTGGAAAAGCCACACATGACCGCTTTAAACACTTCGCCACAGTCCATCTGAAAAGCATTAGGGACATGATTTCCGTCCAAACAAAGACTATGAGATACAACAAGCCAAACTTTAAGTGATCAAACCCCTGATGGGCAGAGATGAGGAGCCAGTCCAAATAAACACAAACCCAGCCTCTCCCACAGCTCACCCGCTGATGTATCTTGTAAGTATCGCTCCAGCTGAGGGAACGTCAGCTCGGGCAGATCCAGAACAGACCCGTAGCGCTCCAAAAAAGAGCAGACCACCGCAAAACCTGGACTGAGCGCTGGAGGAAGAGCTGCTGTGGTGCCCGGAGCAGCCATCTTTCCTGGAGATGACGAGCTATGCTCTGCTTAGACCCAAAACTGCCCACAATACACCGCGACACCCACCCGGAGCATCATCCAGAGGGGcatctagtgtgtgtgtgtgtgtgtgtgtgtgtgagtggacCACCACAACATCATcgtcatcatcttcatcacaaTAACACATAAAAGTGTTATTGTGATGAAGATGACGCCacacttttttccccccaattACACTTTACTAATGGAAAGAGTGTCGTGTTTGTGTTTATTCATGAATAGTTAAATACATGCATTAtactatttaaatgtaaatgaggaaaaataaataaaatagaacaaaaaatcatattaattaattcTGATAATATGAGTGCTGTTTAACATGTCACACTTGTTTCACTGACACTTCTCTATTTATAAACTGTCTTGCTTGTGTCTACGTTAACTgttcatttgaataaatatataaatacattaaatttaaatgtaaataaaatagaaCAATTATATTTATTCACTCTGACATAATATGATACGCTTATTTTATTCATtctttcaaattaattaatttcctatattatttaattcatataatattaattactatATAATATTATCCGATTCATCCAACCCTAGTGGCAGCAGAGAGGATGTGGACCATGCCGTTGACTGACTCCAGCTTTTGGTACGTCACTGAACGGCAGCCAATCAGCGTTGACGGCTGAAGCGTACGCCAGTGACGTACGTGGTGGGTGTGTCCGGCCGTCACATGAAGAGAAACACAACACAAGCAAGATTGAGTTGCAGGCCGAGGCaagattatataatataaatcaaaaatacatttatagtgCATGAGTTGTAAGTGTATTTAAAGatgtttttgtaataaaatatttagttgcATGAATAAAAACCTCGTTTTAAATCAGAGAATGATTTAAAGAAGATTTTGTTATATGTAAGTACAAGTTGTGTAGGTTTATCAtttataaattgtattttaagttatttaaatgtttaaaaagcatttaGGGTTGATTGGAGCGACATCACGTACAACGATTGTGTCAGATGGTAATATTTTGGTACTGAAAGATTAACATATTGATGTACCAATGTTTTTAATTGGCACTTGAAGTAATTAGCATGGTACTTATCCAAAAAACATGGTGGTACAAAAGTAATAtagtataatgtaatgtaaaaagtCAAGAAAAAGACTTAACGAATAAATGCACTTGATTTGTCTTCCATTCCGTTGCAGGAAAGCTGATCATGTCTTCTCCAGAGATTGCTTCCTTATCCTGGGGCCACATGAAGGTCAAAGGTTGCTCCGCATCCTATAAAGACTGTAAAGTGTGGCCGGGTGGCAGCCGTGCCTGGGACTGGTGTGAAACCGGCACAGATGTAAGATGAACACACCAGATCACACTGTAAAATCATCCTCATCTTATTACATTATCTTCTTATAATTagatattttcataaaaatgacAATGTATGCATTGTAAAATCTGATTTAGTATTCATTGCactttataatatatacacttACTTTTATGCattagatgcttttatccaaagcaacttgcaGTGCATTCTATTGCATTGGAAACTATGTAAAGACctaaacattaaaggattagtctactttaaaaaaaaaacttttcctgataatttactcccatgtcatccaggatgttcatgtctttctttcgtcagtcgaaaagaaattaaggtttttgatgaaaacattccaggattattctccttatagtggacttcaatggaccccaaacggttgaaagtcaaaatgacagtttcagtgcagctacaaagggctttaaacgataccagacgaggaataaggatcttatctagtgaaacgatcgtcattttcaaaaaaaatacaactgtatttACTAATGGGAACGTACTTCCCATTTCcacttacgctgtatgtcctacacctttcgaattctacttacggaacgaacgcagcggcagttttgtttttttccgcAAGTGgaaatttcttttcgactgatgaaagaaagacatgaacatcttggatgacatggggatgagtaaattatcaggaaaagtttatttaaaagtggataAATCCTTTAATATGGTCTTGTAGTTCAACCGGTTtgcttaaaatgttatttattagaGATCTGCCTAAATTAAGTGAATCTATGCTCCTGCCAGCATTATCCAGGTGTCCAGCCAGCTGACCTGGATGAGATCCTGAGGAAAGGGGTGCAGACGCTGGTCATAGGAAGAGGGATGAGTGAAGCTCTACAGGTAGCATTGTGAATTGGTGATCAGCGCTGTCCATCA
The nucleotide sequence above comes from Chanodichthys erythropterus isolate Z2021 chromosome 7, ASM2448905v1, whole genome shotgun sequence. Encoded proteins:
- the aamdc gene encoding mth938 domain-containing protein — protein: MSSPEIASLSWGHMKVKGCSASYKDCKVWPGGSRAWDWCETGTDHYPGVQPADLDEILRKGVQTLVIGRGMSEALQVPPSTLDYVKNQGVDVRVFQTEQAVKEYNALAGQGAKVGGVFHSTC